Part of the Halalkalibacter krulwichiae genome is shown below.
AAGTAGCATTGACTGATAAACAACATCCTACTGTGAAATCATTTCTTGCGATATACCGAGATCAGCTGAGATTTATCGAATATGAGAAAATTGATTGGAAAGAGCTTCGGACTTTAATTCTGGTAGATGTAGCTTCACTTAAGCGAACCGGAATTCCTATCGAGGAACTACCAATAACCGTTCATACAATTGTCTATGATCATCACTCTCCTAAAGAGGGCGATATTTCAACAGGCGAACGCCATATTAAGCCTTACGGTGCTGCGATCACTCTACTTGTCGAGAAATTGATTGAACGAGCCATACCAATTAGTGCGTTCGAGGCTACCTTGTTTGGCTTAGGTTTATATTCTGATACAGGTAATTTCACCTACTCTCAGACAACTGCACGAGATTTATTTATCGGTGCTACTCTTAAGGAGCAGCATATGGATGTAACGTTAATTGATCGTTTCAAAGAACAAGTCCTAACAGCAGACGAAAAACAACTGCTTCAAACTTTGCTTACAAACGGAAAAGAATATGATATACAAGGATTGAATATTCTTGTAACTAGCCATGAACAACCAGACTACTTAGGTGGATTAGCCACAATTACAAGAAAAGTACTAGATTCGGCAAGTGTAGATGCTGCTCTATCTGTCGTAAAGATGAAAGACCATGTCTATGTGGTAGCCAGAGCTAATTCAGAACGAGTGGATCTCCGTCCTCTTATGGCAAAACTTGGCGGTGGAGGGCATGCTCAAGCCGCTTCTGCAACGGTAAAGAAACAAGAACTTAAAATCGTCATTCAACAGGTTAACGATCATTTAAATGATCTAATAATGGAAACGGTAACAGCAGCTGATCTAATGGCAAAGCCGGTTAAAACCGTTTCACCGCTAGATTCCATTAAATCTGTACATGAGAAAATGTATCAATTTGGCCATACTGGCTTCCCAGTTTTAGATGAAAATGAAGAACTAGTCGGGGTTATCTCTAGAAGAGATGTCGATAAAGCAACGCATCACGGATTAGGACATGCCCCTGTAAAAGGATACATGTCAACTAACCTCATTGTTCTACCTCCAACAGCAAGTTTGGAGGAGATTACTTCAACGATGATGAGACACAATATTGGTCGTATCCCCATTTTAAACGAACAGAAATTGGTTGGAATCTTATCTAGGACAGATGTAATTGAACAATTGCATAAAAGCGCTAGTCCTAAAGAAAACACGATAAAAGGTTTGATTGAAAAACAAGTTTCTGCAGAAGTTTACGCGCTCTTACTACAAATTGGATCCCTTGCAGATGAACATGACATTCATATTTATCTGATTGGGGGAATTGTCCGAGATCTACTATTAAATCGACCAAATGAAGACATAGATATTGTCGTGGAAGGCAATGGAATTGAATTTGCTCAGTTACTTGAACAAAAACTAGGTGGACAAGTAAAGGTTCATGAAAAGTTTGGGACTGCTGTTTGGACAACTCCAACATCTTTGAAACTCGATATTGTCACATGCCGAACAGAATATTATGATTCCCCGGCTACTCTTCCTATAGTTAAAGCATCCAACCTACGTGAAGACTTAAGAAGAAGAGATTTTACTATCAATGCAATGGCCATCCAGTTAAATAAAAATAACTTTGGATTAATCATTGATTACTTCCAAGGTCAAGATGACCTAACGAGTAAAAAAATTAGAATCCTGCACACCCTAAGCTTTATTGAAGATCCAACGAGAATTATTCGTGCTGTTCGTTTTGCTACCCGTTTTAATTATGTATTAGCTAAACAAACTCGTAACCTTGCAATTGATGCTAGTGCCTTATTAAAACAAGTGAGCGCAACCCGCTTTCTTCATGAATTGAAACTTCTCCTGTCTGAGAATGCAATCATTTCTGGAATTGACATGTTAAACGAACTAGGGGTTTGGAAATCGCTATTTGGAATAAATGTGACTGAAAAACAGTTAGACATCATAAGAGCGGTGAAAGGACGAAATGAAGAAGACCCTTTTGTTTATCTTTTAGCTCTCATTTTTGACAAAAGCAATTGGAAACATCTGGTTAGCCGTTATGCGCTTACAGCAAACAATCAACAACTTATTAGACAATTAGAAGCAATGGAAGAAATTAACTGGGACTCTAAAGCTACACTTAGTGAGCTTCATGAAGTGTTTGCTCCTTATCAAAACAACAATGTCAATCTTTTTGCTCTTTTAACACAGGAACCTTTATTAGAAACATATATTGAAAAAGCATCAACATTACCAGTACTACTGACAGGCAAAGATTTAATGGCTAATGGTATTAAACCAGGACCAACTTATTCAGATATCTTTCACCAATTAACTTGTCTTCAATTAGACGAAGAGATTAACACAAAAGAAGAAGCTCACGATTGGTTATTGACTCTCCATAAAAAGATTCGATAATTTACCTTGCACAAACAGAGTGAAAACCTTTTTGTTTTCACTCTGTTTTTTTATAACCCCATTGCATCGGCTTGTTTACGGAGCTCTCCTCTAAATGTTGGATGCGCAATCGAAATAAGTGCTTCAGCCGCTCCCTAACGGTCTTACCTCTTAACTTCGCTACTCCGTATTCTGTAACAACGTAATCAATGTCATTTTTTGAAGTAGATATAGCAGAACCTTTAGCTAAAGTTGGAACAATTTTGGAAATCGTACCTCCTTTAGCTGTAGAATGTAAACAAATGATCCCTTTTCCGTTATTTGCCATTCTTGCTCCTATACCAAAATCACTTTGGCCACCTGTGGAAGAGTACAACCTCCCACCTATTGATTCAGAATTACATTGTCCTAGGAAATCGATTTCAATTGTTGCATTAATGGTAACAAGTTGATCAATCTCTGCTATTAAACAGCTATCATTTGTTTTATTGACCGGAAACAAATGAACGTAATTATTTTTATCAATAAAATCATATAACTTCTTTGTTCCAACAGCGAACGTTGCAGT
Proteins encoded:
- a CDS encoding CBS domain-containing protein, with protein sequence MDVIVSHMNLDFDGLACLLAAQKLHPNAKVALTDKQHPTVKSFLAIYRDQLRFIEYEKIDWKELRTLILVDVASLKRTGIPIEELPITVHTIVYDHHSPKEGDISTGERHIKPYGAAITLLVEKLIERAIPISAFEATLFGLGLYSDTGNFTYSQTTARDLFIGATLKEQHMDVTLIDRFKEQVLTADEKQLLQTLLTNGKEYDIQGLNILVTSHEQPDYLGGLATITRKVLDSASVDAALSVVKMKDHVYVVARANSERVDLRPLMAKLGGGGHAQAASATVKKQELKIVIQQVNDHLNDLIMETVTAADLMAKPVKTVSPLDSIKSVHEKMYQFGHTGFPVLDENEELVGVISRRDVDKATHHGLGHAPVKGYMSTNLIVLPPTASLEEITSTMMRHNIGRIPILNEQKLVGILSRTDVIEQLHKSASPKENTIKGLIEKQVSAEVYALLLQIGSLADEHDIHIYLIGGIVRDLLLNRPNEDIDIVVEGNGIEFAQLLEQKLGGQVKVHEKFGTAVWTTPTSLKLDIVTCRTEYYDSPATLPIVKASNLREDLRRRDFTINAMAIQLNKNNFGLIIDYFQGQDDLTSKKIRILHTLSFIEDPTRIIRAVRFATRFNYVLAKQTRNLAIDASALLKQVSATRFLHELKLLLSENAIISGIDMLNELGVWKSLFGINVTEKQLDIIRAVKGRNEEDPFVYLLALIFDKSNWKHLVSRYALTANNQQLIRQLEAMEEINWDSKATLSELHEVFAPYQNNNVNLFALLTQEPLLETYIEKASTLPVLLTGKDLMANGIKPGPTYSDIFHQLTCLQLDEEINTKEEAHDWLLTLHKKIR